The following proteins are encoded in a genomic region of Magnolia sinica isolate HGM2019 chromosome 1, MsV1, whole genome shotgun sequence:
- the LOC131248101 gene encoding uncharacterized protein LOC131248101: protein MAAELWKSEIEKLFQVMGCTSKQCVTLATYQLQGEAKQWWKSVVRLVDPKFVWTWDAFKDQFDRKFFSVAVRHQKAHEFDSLVQGEMSVADYKAHFIELSHFAPHLVATDDLKVRKFEDGLRPSLRSRVRGFELSTLEGVIAKA, encoded by the coding sequence ATGGCAGCTGAGTTATGGAAGTCAGAAATAGAGAAACTTTTTCAAGTTATGGGTTGTACTTCCAAGCAATGTGTTACCTTAGCGACTTATCAATTGCAAGGAGAGGCAAaacaatggtggaagtcagtTGTTCGTTTAGTAGATCCAAAATTTGTATGGACATGGGATGCATTTAAAGACCAGTTCGATCGTAAGTTTTTTTCCGTAGCTGTTCGTCATCAGAAAGcacatgaatttgattctttgGTTCAGGGTGAGATGTCTGTTGCTGACTATAAggctcattttatagaattatctcaTTTTGCTCCGCATTTAGTAGCCACTGATGATTTAAAGGTGAGGAAATTTGAGGATGGTTTGCGTCCTAGTTTGCGATCTCGAGTTAGAGGGTTTGAGTTGTCGACTCTTGAGGGAGTAATAGCGAAGGCATAG
- the LOC131252575 gene encoding GATA transcription factor 5-like: MECVEAAAALKASLRAEMLAVRSWAQDQSSNDDDWCGNGAAAGGDEFFVDGLLDFSNEDGVGGLEEEEEEKNCSVSVSTADDNSNSHVSVKDDFEAGIGVPTDDLADLEWLSHFVEESFTEFPCSTDSLPYTWTATKNPTTGPDKKSPSPDQKRGFVIGINVPAKARSKRARTSTRVWSFSSPQTTESSTSSSSSASSSSNSSLTFCNTAQNLDLYYGKQPYKKKKPAVPVKDRKSPVQQPQRRCSHCLVQKTPQWRTGPLGSKTLCNACGVRYKSGRLLPEYRPAGSPTFMSHVHSNHHRRVLEMRQRKEVSDPHEPGLPAVESF; encoded by the exons ATGGAGTGCGTTGAAGCGGCAGCAGCGCTTAAAGCCAGTTTACGTGCGGAGATGCTGGCCGTCAGATCATGGGCCCAAGATCAGTCTTCCAACGACGACGATTGGTGCGGCAACGGAGCCGCTGCTGGCGGGGATGAGTTCTTCGTCGACGGGCTTCTGGATTTCTCGAATGAAGATGGTGTTGGAGggcttgaagaagaagaagaggagaagaactGCAGCGTCTCCGTTTCGACTGCCGATGATAATTCAAACTCCCACGTTTCAGTTAAGGACGATTTCGAGGCGGGAATCGGCGTTCCT ACGGACGACCTAGCCGACCTTGAATGGTTGTCTCATTTCGTTGAAGAATCATTCACGGAATTCCCATGCTCTACCGACTCTTTGCCGTACACGTGGACGGCAACGAAAAACCCCACAACTGGCCCAGACAAAAAGAGCCCAAGCCCAGACCAGAAGAGGGGTTTTGTGATTGGAATCAACGTCCCAGCCAAGGCTCGGAGCAAGCGTGCGAGAACTAGCACACGTGTTTGGTCTTTCAGTAGTCCGCAGACTACCGAGTCTTCCACGTCATCGTCCTCGTCGGCGTCTTCTTCCTCCAATTCTAGTCTCACCTTCTGTAATACCGCCCAAAATCTCGATCTTTATTACGGAAAACAGCCTTACAAGAAGAAGAAACCGGCAGTCCCGGTAAAAGACCGGAAATCCCCGGTTCAGCAGCCCCAGCGCCGGTGCAGCCATTGTCTGGTGCAGAAGACCCCACAGTGGAGAACCGGACCGCTCGGTTCCAAAACCCTATGCAACGCTTGTGGGGTCCGCTACAAATCTGGCCGGCTCTTGCCGGAATACCGCCCGGCGGGTAGCCCTACTTTCATGAGTCATGTGCATTCCAACCACCACAGGAGGGTTCTCGAGATGCGCCAGAGGAAAGAGGTTTCGGACCCACACGAACCCGGTCTACCAGCGGTTGAGAGTTTTTGA
- the LOC131248092 gene encoding uncharacterized protein LOC131248092 encodes MSEKIDLIRQRMLTAQSRQKSFVDRRHKRLEFVEGDRVYLRVSPVKGVVRFDVKGKLAPRFIGPFDIVERVGTVAYRLALPPQLSRGHNVFHVSMLRKCDPKIITPVIDWQSLAVWEDASYIE; translated from the coding sequence ATGTCTGAAAAGATTGATCTTATTCGACAACGTATGCTTACAGCTCaaagtcggcagaagagttttgtagATCGTCGGCATAAACGCTTGGAGTTTGTCGAGGGAGACCGTGTATATCTCcgagtttcaccagtgaaaggtGTAGTACGATTTGATGTTAAGGGAAAGCTAGCCCCGAGGTTTATAGGGCCCTTTGATATTGTTGAACGAGTTGGCACCGTAGCTTATCGTCTCGCTTTGCCACCCCAATTATCTAGAGGTCATAATGTTTTTCACGTCTCGATGCTTCGTAAATGTGATCCGAAGATAATAACACCTGTTATTGACTGGCAATCCTTAGCAGTTTGGGAAGATGCATCTTATATCGAGTAG